In Montipora foliosa isolate CH-2021 chromosome 13, ASM3666993v2, whole genome shotgun sequence, one DNA window encodes the following:
- the LOC137983807 gene encoding uncharacterized protein isoform X8, whose protein sequence is MHNGTSDLFGETGITSKMTRQWVFRILLCVLQVADGLKFTSKYAGTLVKGVVGSSFKFNWSFTGDVRLISWGLTRPDSFYVFDQILYKLLANGNPESVSTPARYVGRVDGMSFNSSVIFTLHNLKLDDTRVYGCMINARTPGVSAFDNVKLVVESPPNITDISADQTVNEGNDLTLNCTASGNPAPNTTWIKLTDNSIVTMPLTNIRRTDEGGYRCSASNGVGNLATKDVFITVYYQPSITSVTPFTKQSWIGQNVLLSCEADGSPTPSITWKKPDGTELRKVTSTEKKVDAQMKADQDFGNYTCEARNVVGAAATRLVQLNQIKAPGSISLTTNDNDIRASSLAIKWTAPVDDGGSVITGYKLIILHDDNVILNETTSAGFRQYLVDGLNRSTTYTLRVSAMNRVFEGAASEKKATTKYEGAPATVEIIDFLPETKNVSAIIKWNEPESNGAPITQYTVYQCIVNNNNTVGEWNKIVIKDLSRRQVIVELKRNEVYEFAVTATNKYGDSLYEGKKLVVLGGVPEPVTIVKDEIDNNKITLTWNKPEENGEAITQYTIYKRIASEKKWTNVGEVKDSSNRAFVVKMEDNKKHELVVTASNKYGESVVTTENIKIVEMPYGGATPRPLESQKGSCSVLHIFYNLFIVFLVITIIVLSVVIWKMRRRPCPRCGDLIPMNPVSLQVKENLELPSDLNTKESASYASQAAGSGSYMPLHPSGRSWEVSQEDVHVIKIIGKGAFSQVAQATVKNVREHQEETTVAVKMLKGNAPPSDRKDLLSELELMKKMKPHPHVIKLIGCVTESEPLMVLIEYVPFGDLLGYLRKSRGLNDTYYKDPDVQPETNLTSEQLIKFAWQVADGMCYLCSKKIVHRDLAARNVLVGEGERCKVTDFGMARNVGQDDIYTKKSRGRLPVKWTAYEALLYGVYTTQSDVWSYGILLYEVLTIGGSPYPDTNARLIADKLQQGYRMPKPRHVDSKLYEIMMKCWEEDPSARPTFEKLRRTMKDMERNHKTYVNLSQYDTRMYANVTDLTAE, encoded by the exons ATGCATAACGGAACTTCCGATTTATTTGGAGAAACCGGGATTACGAGTAAAATGACTAGGCAGTGGGTTTTCCGAATACTTCTTTGTGTCCTTCAAGTGGCAG ACGGATTGAAGTTCACATCCAAATATGCAGGGACTTTGGTCAAAGGAGTTGTTGGCTCTTCTTTCAAGTTTAATTGGAGCTTCACTGGGGATGTCCGTTTGATATCGTGGGGTTTGACACGACCAGATTCTTTTTACGTCTTTGACCAAATACTGTATAAACTTCTTGCAAATGGTAATCCAGAGTCAGTTTCAACCCCGGCGCGATATGTGGGACGAGTGGATGGAATGTCTTTCAATAGTTCTGTTATATTTACTCTTCATAACCTTAAACTGGATGACACAAGAGTTTATGGTTGCATGATTAATGCAAGAACTCCTGGTGTCTCTGCATTTGATAATGTAAAGCTAGTTGTTGAAA GTCCACCAAACATCACTGATATCTCTGCTGATCAAACTGTTAATGAGGGAAACGACTTGACCCTCAACTGCACAGCAAGTGGTAACCCTGCTCCCAACACCACTTGGATAAAACTTACTGATAACAGTATTGTCACAATGCCACTGACAAACATCAGAAGGACAGATGAAGGGGGATACAGATGCTCTGCGTCTAATGGTGTTGGAAACCTAGCTACAAAAGATGTCTTCATCACTGTATACT atcAACCAAGCATAACCTCAGTAACTCCCTTTACAAAACAGTCTTGGATTGGACAGAACGTCTTACTATCATGTGAGGCAGATGGTTCTCCTACCCCATCGATCACATGGAAAAAACCAGACGGAACTGAGCTAAGAAAAGTAACATCCACAGAGAAAAAGGTGGATGCACAGATGAAGGCTgatcaagattttggaaattaTACTTGTGAAGCCAGAAACGTAGTTGGTGCTGCTGCTACACGCTTAGTGCAACTGAACCAAATAA agGCACCAGGATCTATAAGCCTCACGACAAATGACAACGATATCCGTGCGTCTTCATTGGCAATAAAATGGACTGCACCAGTTGATGATGGGGGGAGTGTTATTACAGGGTACAAATTGATTATACTACATGATGACAATGTCATTCTGAACGAAACCACAAGTGCTGGCTTTAGGCAATACCTTGTTGACGGTCTCAACAGAAGCACAACTTATACTCTGAGGGTGTCGGCGATGAATAGGGTGTTTGAAGGAGCTGCAAGTGAAAAGAAAGCGACGACCAAGTACGAAG GAGCGCCAGCCACCGTAGAAATTATAGATTTTCTTCCTGAAACAAAGAACGTTAGCGCGATAATAAAGTGGAATGAACCGGAAAGCAATGGAGCACCCATCACGCAGTACACAGTCTATCAGTGCAttgtaaataacaataatacagTAGGAGAGTGGAACAAAATAGTAATAAAGGACCTATCACGACGTCAAGTAATTGTGGAATTAAAGAGGAACGAGGTGTATGAGTTTGCTGTGACTGCCACAAACAAATATGGAGATAGTTTATACGAGGGAAAAAAACTTGTTGTATTGGGAG GTGTTCCGGAACCTGTAACTATTGTCAAAGATGAGATagataataacaaaataaccCTTACTTGGAACAAACCCGAAGAGAATGGAGAGGCCATCACCCAATACACCATCTACAAAAGAATTGCGAGTGAAAAGAAGTGGACAAACGTTGGAGAAGTAAAGGACAGCTCTAATCGTGCGTTTGTTGTCAAAAtggaagataacaaaaagcatgAATTGGTTGTTACCGCATCAAACAAATACGGCGAGAGTGTGGTGACTACAGAAAACATCAAGATAGTGGAGATGCCATATGGTGGAG CAACTCCAAGGCCTCTGGAAAGTCAGAAAG GTTCTTGTTCTGTTTTGCATATATTTTACAACTTATTCATCGTCTTTCTGGTGATCACAATTATTGTTCTCTCCGTGGTGATATGGAAAATGCGCCGTCGTCCTTGTCCAAGATGTGGAGATCTTATACCTATG AATCCAGTATCTttgcaagttaaagaaaactTAGAACTTCCCAGCGATCTAAATACAAAGGAGTCAGCGAGCTACGCATCTCAAGCTGCAGGAAGTGGATCTTACATGCCACTTCATCCGTCTGGAAGGAGCTGGGAAGTGAGTCAAGAAGATGTTCATGTTATCAAAATCATCGGTAAAGGAGCCTTTTCTCAGGTTGCCCAGGCAACAGTGAAAAATGTAAGAGAACATCAGGAGGAAACGACAGTGGCAGTAAAAATGCTGAAAG GCAATGCTCCTCCGTCAGATAGAAAGGATCTGTTGTCAGAATTGGAGctgatgaaaaaaatgaaacctcATCCTCATGTTATCAAGCTCATCGGATGCGTCACTGAAAGCG AACCACTGATGGTCTTGATCGAGTATGTTCCATTTGGAGACCTCTTGGGATACCTAAGAAAGAGCCGAGGACTGAACGACACTTACTATAAGGACCCGGATGTACAACCGGAGACCAATCTGACTTCGGAACAGCTGATAAAATTCGCTTGGCAGGTTGCTGATGGGATGTGTTACTTGTGTTCGAAAAAG ATTGTCCATCGCGACTTGGCGGCGAGAAATGTTCTGGTTGGTGAAGGAGAGAGATGCAAGGTGACAGATTTTGGGATGGCGAGGAATGTGGGCCAGGACGATATTTATACCAAAAAAAGTCGG GGTCGTTTACCTGTTAAGTGGACTGCATATGAGGCCTTGCTTTACggagtgtacacaacacaaagTGATGT GTGGAGTTATGGCATCCTTCTCTATGAAGTTCTAACAATTG GTGGATCACCATACCCGGACACAAACGCCAGGCTTATTGCGGATAAACTTCAACAAGGATACAGAATGCCAAAGCCAAGACATGTGGACAGCAAACT GTATGAAATCATGATGAAGTGTTGGGAAGAAGACCCAAGTGCTCGACCGACATTTGAAAAGCTGAGGAGAACAATGAAGGATATGGAGAGGAATCACAAG ACATATGTAAACCTCAGTCAGTACGACACAAGAATGTACGCCAATGTCACTGATCTGACAGCCGagtag